One Gemmatimonadaceae bacterium genomic window carries:
- the plsY gene encoding glycerol-3-phosphate 1-O-acyltransferase PlsY gives MVLALLGAYLIGSIPTAYLVGRGNGIDLRTVGSGNLGATNVFRTLGWKWGLFVYAVDLLKGAIPVMWLPGAASVEGGWPWGVVFGVLAILGHVRPVFLLGKGGGKGVATASGVFLALTPVPAMCALVAFIIVVAATRYVSLGSLIGAVVLPTVLALREQHLTPLVIVSVAVSAFVFWTHRDNIGRLRRGAERRIGRSERAAHE, from the coding sequence ATCGTGCTGGCGTTGCTCGGCGCCTACCTCATCGGGTCGATTCCAACCGCGTATCTGGTGGGGCGCGGCAATGGTATCGATTTGCGGACGGTGGGTTCGGGCAATCTCGGGGCGACGAATGTGTTCCGCACGCTGGGGTGGAAGTGGGGGTTGTTCGTGTACGCCGTCGACCTGCTGAAGGGCGCGATTCCGGTGATGTGGCTGCCCGGTGCGGCGTCGGTGGAAGGCGGTTGGCCATGGGGCGTCGTGTTCGGTGTCCTCGCCATCCTCGGACATGTCCGGCCGGTGTTTCTGCTGGGCAAGGGCGGCGGCAAGGGTGTGGCGACCGCCAGCGGCGTCTTCCTCGCGCTCACGCCGGTGCCCGCGATGTGCGCGTTGGTGGCGTTTATCATCGTGGTGGCGGCCACGCGCTATGTCTCGCTCGGCTCGCTGATTGGTGCGGTGGTCCTGCCGACGGTGCTGGCGTTGCGCGAGCAGCACCTGACGCCGTTGGTGATCGTGAGCGTCGCGGTGTCCGCGTTTGTGTTCTGGACGCATCGCGACAATATCGGCCGATTGCGTCGCGGTGCGGAGCGTCGTATCGGGCGCTCGGAGCGCGCGGCGCATGAGTGA
- the uvrC gene encoding excinuclease ABC subunit UvrC, producing the protein MSESTREDHSDATSETDEAGGAPAQQHQLLSSLPLPDDEWTRQALARGMPPAIAMKLPHLPDAPGVYLWKAIDGTVLYVGKAKRLRSRVRSYWSQDHDASPKTRGLMRKAHELETIVVPSEAHALILEATLIKEHHPRFNVALRDDKSYPYIKVSVQEPIPRVLVTRRLLEDGARYFGPYTDVGAMRRALNVVKRLFTVRSCHYALPKEAPERPCLDYFIKRCLAPCVGYQSAADYRHMIDEVVWFLEGRTSDVVRRVRERMLEAAEQLDFERAGELRDALHHLERMEEPTVVLEVEGGDRDVVGYARDGEDACVVVMRVRQGKLLARDHRLLEHAEDEDDGAVLGASLAQWYRTADARAADLLVPFEFDDREWLEASLGGTRIRIPQRGPRRALVDLADQNARHLLEEFKLASLEADERAADPVYELQRELGLPHVPRSLVCFDISHAQGTDVVASAVWFENARPKRGEYRKFKIAVADGNDDFRSMHAVVTRYFARRVAEAKPLPDLTVIDGGKGQLNAARAALEALGITQMGLISLAKREEEIFLPGRSDSVRLPRRSPALRMLQQARDEAHRFAITFQRAKRAARTITSELLNIPGVGPTKRRALLHAFGSLQGVKSAAVDEIAALPGFGPATAIRILTTLGVPVAASEADRVGVPSSSASPDTASADDSPVTPTEPP; encoded by the coding sequence ATGTCCGAATCCACGCGCGAAGACCACTCCGACGCCACCTCCGAAACTGACGAGGCAGGCGGGGCGCCGGCCCAGCAGCACCAGTTGCTGTCCTCTCTCCCGCTGCCGGACGATGAGTGGACGCGACAGGCGCTGGCGCGTGGCATGCCGCCCGCGATCGCGATGAAGTTGCCGCACCTGCCTGATGCGCCAGGCGTATATCTGTGGAAGGCCATCGATGGCACGGTGCTGTACGTCGGAAAGGCCAAACGCCTTCGTTCGCGCGTGCGCAGTTACTGGAGCCAGGATCATGACGCCAGTCCGAAGACGCGCGGACTGATGCGCAAGGCGCATGAACTTGAGACCATTGTCGTCCCCAGCGAAGCGCATGCGCTGATTCTCGAAGCGACGCTCATCAAGGAACATCATCCGCGGTTCAATGTCGCGTTGCGGGATGACAAGTCCTATCCGTACATCAAGGTGTCGGTGCAGGAGCCGATCCCGCGCGTTCTCGTCACACGACGCCTGCTGGAAGATGGTGCCAGGTATTTCGGCCCGTACACCGATGTCGGCGCCATGCGACGCGCCCTGAATGTGGTGAAGCGCCTGTTCACCGTGCGCTCATGCCACTACGCGTTGCCCAAGGAAGCGCCGGAACGCCCGTGTCTCGACTACTTCATCAAGCGCTGCCTGGCGCCGTGTGTGGGTTATCAGTCGGCCGCCGACTATCGGCACATGATCGATGAAGTGGTCTGGTTCCTCGAAGGGCGCACGAGTGACGTCGTACGTCGGGTGCGCGAGCGGATGCTGGAAGCCGCCGAACAATTGGATTTCGAACGGGCCGGCGAGCTGCGCGATGCGCTGCATCACCTCGAACGGATGGAAGAGCCGACCGTCGTGCTCGAAGTCGAGGGCGGCGACCGGGACGTGGTCGGCTACGCGCGCGACGGCGAGGATGCGTGCGTGGTGGTGATGCGGGTCCGACAAGGGAAGTTGCTGGCACGCGATCATCGTCTGCTGGAGCACGCAGAAGACGAGGACGATGGGGCCGTCCTCGGGGCCAGCCTGGCCCAGTGGTATCGCACGGCCGATGCGCGTGCCGCCGATCTGCTGGTGCCGTTCGAATTCGACGATCGCGAGTGGCTGGAAGCCTCGTTGGGCGGGACCCGCATCCGCATACCGCAGCGCGGTCCGCGGCGCGCGCTCGTCGATCTCGCCGACCAGAATGCGCGGCATTTGCTGGAGGAGTTCAAGCTGGCGTCGCTGGAGGCCGACGAACGTGCGGCCGACCCCGTATACGAACTGCAACGTGAGTTGGGCTTGCCGCATGTTCCGCGGTCCCTGGTGTGCTTCGACATTTCGCACGCACAGGGGACGGATGTAGTCGCCAGTGCCGTCTGGTTCGAAAACGCCCGACCGAAGCGCGGCGAGTACCGGAAGTTCAAGATTGCGGTGGCGGACGGCAACGACGACTTTCGATCGATGCATGCGGTAGTCACGCGGTACTTCGCCAGACGCGTGGCGGAGGCCAAGCCGCTGCCCGATCTGACCGTTATCGACGGGGGCAAGGGACAGCTGAATGCGGCCCGCGCGGCGCTCGAGGCGCTGGGGATCACGCAGATGGGGCTGATCAGTCTGGCCAAGCGCGAAGAGGAGATCTTTCTGCCGGGCCGCAGTGATTCGGTGCGCCTGCCGCGACGCTCACCGGCGCTGCGCATGTTGCAGCAGGCGCGCGATGAGGCCCATCGGTTCGCGATCACATTTCAGCGGGCGAAGCGGGCCGCGCGTACGATTACGTCGGAGCTGTTGAACATCCCCGGTGTCGGTCCGACGAAGCGGCGCGCGCTCCTGCATGCGTTCGGCAGTCTGCAGGGGGTGAAGTCGGCAGCCGTCGACGAGATTGCGGCCCTGCCGGGATTTGGACCGGCGACCGCAATTCGGATTCTCACCACCCTTGGCGTGCCAGTCGCGGCGTCCGAGGCAGATCGCGTTGGCGTTCCATCGTCGTCGGCATCTCCCGATACCGCGTCTGCTGACGATTCCCCAGTCACACCGACCGAACCGCCATGA
- a CDS encoding MerR family transcriptional regulator — translation MAARGEPVQEFYSIGEVCTLTELKPHVLRYWESQFKLLNPAKNRSGNRVYARREVELILLVKHLLYTEKYTIDGARQKLDEHRKGGSLRTAARVALEAQSIESLERELAELQAILEDRSVATPRASTVISPER, via the coding sequence ATGGCCGCCCGCGGAGAGCCTGTGCAGGAGTTCTATTCGATTGGGGAAGTGTGTACCCTCACCGAGTTGAAGCCGCATGTGCTGCGGTACTGGGAAAGCCAGTTCAAGTTGCTGAATCCGGCCAAGAACCGGAGTGGCAATCGCGTGTACGCGCGGCGTGAAGTTGAACTGATCCTGTTGGTGAAACACCTGCTGTACACCGAGAAGTACACCATCGACGGCGCGCGTCAGAAACTCGATGAACATCGCAAGGGTGGCTCGCTGCGCACGGCGGCACGCGTCGCGCTCGAGGCACAGTCCATCGAGTCGCTGGAACGCGAGCTGGCGGAACTGCAAGCGATTCTCGAGGATCGATCCGTTGCCACGCCGCGCGCATCGACCGTGATCTCGCCCGAACGCTGA
- a CDS encoding DUF512 domain-containing protein has product MVRVTRVFAGGIADQIGIVPDTELLSVNGRPLEDFLDWEFLTADESFVVAARLPDGETIEYDIERIDGESMGIELAPPTVRRCANRCEFCFIEGLPKGLRKTLYVRDDDYRLSFAYGNFATLSNVKEKDIARILEYRLSPLYVSVHATPWEARKVLLNNPRVPNIVDQLTRLAEGGIQFHGQMVVVPGVNDGAVLEQSLTDLWNLGDAMMSVALVPVGVTQFSHLYTGKSMDQDNARRLLDTVLRWEERGVAERGDRWVYGSDELYLLAERPLPEVEHYGEVSQIENGVGAVTSLRQRVRDGLSQLPRLEGRRIGIVTGVSMAPLMPELLDQLGTATGAVFVLIPMENTLFGPTTTTAGLLVGADIRRALIDRHDLDLALIPAETINDDGLFLDEESFIALRESLPMPVYPSYDFIDALVPEGNAATCSVA; this is encoded by the coding sequence ATGGTTCGCGTCACTCGGGTTTTCGCCGGCGGAATCGCCGACCAAATCGGCATTGTGCCGGACACCGAGCTGTTGTCGGTCAACGGCCGACCGTTGGAGGACTTCCTCGACTGGGAGTTTCTGACGGCCGACGAGTCGTTCGTCGTGGCGGCTCGACTGCCTGACGGCGAGACGATCGAGTACGACATTGAGCGAATCGACGGGGAATCGATGGGGATCGAACTTGCGCCGCCGACGGTGCGCCGATGCGCGAATCGGTGCGAGTTCTGCTTCATCGAGGGGCTCCCGAAAGGACTGCGAAAAACGCTGTACGTGCGGGACGATGACTATCGGCTGTCGTTCGCCTATGGGAACTTCGCCACGCTGTCGAACGTGAAGGAAAAGGACATTGCGCGCATCCTCGAGTACCGGCTCTCGCCGCTGTACGTGTCGGTGCACGCGACGCCGTGGGAGGCCCGCAAGGTGCTGCTTAACAACCCTCGGGTACCGAACATCGTCGATCAACTGACGCGTTTGGCGGAGGGCGGCATTCAGTTCCACGGGCAGATGGTGGTCGTCCCCGGCGTCAATGACGGCGCCGTGCTCGAACAATCCCTGACCGATTTGTGGAACCTTGGCGACGCGATGATGTCCGTGGCGCTGGTCCCGGTCGGGGTCACGCAGTTTTCGCATCTCTATACCGGAAAATCGATGGACCAAGACAACGCACGCCGTCTGCTGGACACCGTGCTTCGATGGGAGGAACGGGGGGTGGCGGAGCGCGGCGATCGCTGGGTCTATGGATCGGATGAGCTGTATCTGCTGGCGGAGCGTCCGTTGCCCGAGGTCGAGCATTACGGCGAGGTTTCGCAGATCGAGAATGGGGTCGGTGCCGTGACGTCGCTGCGACAGCGCGTGCGCGATGGCCTGTCGCAATTGCCGCGTCTTGAGGGGCGACGAATTGGCATCGTGACGGGTGTCTCCATGGCGCCGCTCATGCCCGAACTGCTCGACCAGTTGGGGACGGCCACCGGCGCGGTCTTCGTGTTGATCCCCATGGAGAACACGTTGTTTGGCCCCACCACCACCACGGCCGGCCTGCTCGTCGGCGCTGACATCCGGCGCGCACTCATCGACCGTCACGATCTGGACCTAGCCCTCATCCCCGCCGAAACGATCAACGACGACGGGCTCTTTCTCGACGAGGAGTCGTTCATCGCGCTGCGTGAGTCGCTGCCGATGCCCGTGTACCCCTCGTACGATTTCATCGACGCGCTCGTGCCCGAAGGCAACGCGGCCACCTGTTCAGTCGCATGA
- the der gene encoding ribosome biogenesis GTPase Der, with the protein MSLPVVALVGRPNVGKSQLFNRIIGEASAIVSEEAGTTRDRHFAQAEWAGRHFWLVDTGGLIEDSSVPMDTEIRKQVMQAIDEADLLLLVVDAKVGVHPSDARLVELLRNSRKPFVVVANKVDTPESTDWYEFYRLGAGDVLPVSAQNGKNSGDMLDAVVAKIPESPEDTSEAIRIAVIGRPNVGKSSFVNRLLGEDRLVVHDVAGTTRDSIDAPMRYKDQDLVFVDTAGLRRQSKIDDGVEFYASLRTRRAIDSSDVCVLMIDATEGLQNQDLKIATLAWEAGRGLILVLNKWDLYEDKTDKSSNKFKKDVIDKAPYLAFVPFLFTSAKTGQRVTKVLDMALAVQEQRTRRISTSHVNDALGEIVARLQPPQAAGREIKLNYATQVEVAPPTFAFFGNHPELIPENYIRFIHNQLREKWGFLGSPLRIIMRRKNE; encoded by the coding sequence ATGAGCCTTCCTGTCGTCGCACTCGTCGGGCGCCCGAACGTCGGCAAATCCCAGCTCTTCAATCGCATCATCGGCGAGGCCAGTGCGATCGTGAGCGAGGAGGCGGGCACCACGCGCGACCGCCACTTTGCCCAGGCGGAATGGGCCGGACGGCATTTCTGGCTCGTCGATACCGGCGGCCTGATTGAGGATTCGAGTGTGCCGATGGACACCGAGATCCGCAAGCAGGTGATGCAGGCCATCGACGAGGCCGACCTGCTGCTGCTGGTGGTCGATGCCAAGGTTGGCGTGCATCCGAGTGATGCCCGATTGGTTGAGCTGCTGCGCAATTCGCGCAAGCCATTCGTCGTCGTCGCCAACAAAGTCGATACACCCGAGAGCACCGACTGGTATGAGTTTTACCGGCTCGGCGCGGGCGACGTGTTGCCTGTGTCGGCGCAGAACGGCAAGAACTCGGGCGACATGCTCGATGCCGTCGTCGCCAAGATCCCGGAGTCACCGGAAGATACCAGTGAAGCCATTCGCATCGCCGTGATCGGTCGGCCCAACGTCGGGAAGTCGTCGTTCGTAAACCGGCTGCTCGGGGAAGATCGACTGGTGGTGCACGATGTGGCCGGCACGACCCGCGATTCCATCGATGCGCCAATGCGTTACAAGGACCAGGATCTCGTCTTCGTCGACACGGCGGGGCTGCGGCGTCAGTCGAAAATTGACGATGGCGTCGAGTTCTACGCGTCCTTGCGCACGCGCCGGGCGATCGATTCCTCCGACGTCTGCGTGCTGATGATCGACGCGACTGAAGGATTGCAGAATCAGGATCTCAAGATCGCCACGCTGGCCTGGGAAGCGGGACGAGGTCTCATCCTCGTGCTGAACAAGTGGGACCTGTACGAAGACAAGACCGACAAGAGCTCCAACAAGTTCAAGAAGGACGTCATCGACAAGGCACCGTACCTGGCGTTTGTTCCGTTCCTGTTCACATCGGCGAAGACGGGCCAGCGGGTCACGAAGGTGCTCGACATGGCACTGGCCGTGCAAGAGCAGCGTACCCGACGCATTTCCACGTCGCATGTGAACGATGCGCTGGGCGAAATCGTGGCGCGGCTGCAGCCGCCGCAAGCGGCGGGTCGGGAAATTAAGCTCAACTACGCCACGCAGGTTGAAGTGGCACCGCCCACGTTTGCGTTTTTCGGCAATCATCCCGAACTCATTCCCGAGAACTACATCCGCTTCATTCACAACCAGCTGCGCGAGAAGTGGGGATTCCTCGGGTCGCCGTTGCGGATCATCATGCGGAGAAAGAACGAGTGA
- the murJ gene encoding murein biosynthesis integral membrane protein MurJ, translating into MTRTRMSNGLSKATEALPDSSGSRSASVVFAGILISRILGLVRTTLFARYFGNGAYADAFNTAFKIPNAVRNLLGEGTLSASFVPVYSRMLAKSDAAGARALAAAVLGFLLAGVSVLTLLGIVAAPWLTAVLAPGFDPARAELTTRLTRVLFPMTGLMVVSGWCLGVQNSHRRFFWSYASAALWSAAQIVLLAWWGKSAESLSQLAWWLAWATLVGSVLQVGAQLPEIVRLVGVLRPTLDRRAEGLTQTLRNIGPVIVALGVVQISSLIDLQIASFLPEGAVSSISYASLIALLPVSLFGVSVAASSLPEFSRDSGTAREGVLLERLRGGWQRILFYIIPCAVVFLVFGDLCVGILLRNGRFGPDEQQAVRIVLAGSAIGLISFSSVKLLASAYYALQDYRTPLRASVSSLLVSAVVAASLAYPFRHEPWGAAAITLGSALGSFVNLAVLVRGLRARLGALYTGPMWVGSRRIVLAALLAVLAALPVRFWVRSLHPMVGGPPTLAVFGVAYLAAAWWMGSREASRLLRLAPRA; encoded by the coding sequence GTGACGCGCACGCGTATGTCGAACGGCTTGTCCAAGGCCACTGAAGCACTGCCGGACTCGTCCGGCTCACGGAGCGCGTCGGTCGTCTTCGCGGGCATCCTGATCAGCCGCATACTCGGGTTGGTCCGGACGACATTGTTCGCGCGATACTTCGGCAACGGGGCGTACGCCGACGCGTTCAACACCGCGTTCAAGATTCCGAATGCGGTCCGCAACTTGCTGGGCGAAGGCACACTATCGGCGTCGTTCGTGCCCGTGTACTCGCGGATGCTCGCGAAGTCCGATGCGGCCGGCGCCAGAGCCCTCGCGGCCGCCGTCCTGGGATTCCTGTTGGCTGGTGTCTCGGTGCTGACGCTGCTGGGTATTGTGGCCGCGCCGTGGCTGACCGCGGTATTGGCCCCGGGTTTCGATCCGGCGCGCGCCGAACTCACCACTCGGCTGACACGCGTGCTGTTCCCGATGACCGGGTTGATGGTGGTCAGTGGCTGGTGTCTGGGCGTGCAGAATTCGCACCGTCGGTTCTTCTGGTCGTACGCCAGCGCGGCGCTGTGGTCGGCCGCGCAGATCGTGCTCTTGGCGTGGTGGGGAAAGTCCGCGGAATCGCTTTCGCAGCTGGCGTGGTGGTTGGCGTGGGCCACGCTGGTCGGTTCGGTGCTGCAAGTCGGCGCACAACTCCCCGAGATTGTGCGACTGGTGGGCGTGCTGCGGCCCACGCTTGACCGACGTGCCGAAGGATTGACGCAGACGCTTCGCAATATCGGTCCGGTGATCGTGGCGTTGGGCGTCGTGCAGATTTCGTCGCTGATCGACCTGCAGATCGCGTCCTTCCTGCCGGAAGGCGCCGTGTCGAGCATCTCGTACGCCAGTTTGATTGCGCTGTTGCCCGTGTCGCTGTTTGGCGTCTCCGTGGCCGCGTCGTCGCTGCCAGAATTCTCGCGCGACTCGGGGACGGCGCGCGAGGGTGTGTTACTGGAGCGCCTGCGCGGTGGCTGGCAGCGAATCCTGTTTTACATCATTCCGTGCGCCGTCGTCTTCCTGGTCTTCGGTGATCTCTGTGTCGGTATTCTGCTGCGCAACGGACGCTTCGGCCCCGACGAGCAACAAGCGGTGCGGATTGTCCTGGCCGGCTCCGCCATCGGCCTGATCAGTTTCTCGTCCGTCAAGTTGCTCGCATCGGCGTACTATGCGCTGCAGGACTATCGGACGCCATTGCGCGCGTCGGTCTCCAGTCTGCTCGTGTCCGCCGTGGTGGCGGCCTCGTTGGCCTATCCGTTCCGGCATGAACCGTGGGGCGCGGCGGCAATCACACTGGGCAGCGCGCTTGGATCGTTTGTAAACCTGGCGGTTCTGGTGCGCGGGTTGCGCGCGCGTCTCGGCGCGCTCTATACCGGGCCCATGTGGGTCGGATCGCGACGCATCGTCTTGGCGGCGCTGCTTGCCGTGCTCGCGGCACTGCCGGTCCGCTTCTGGGTGCGCTCCCTGCATCCCATGGTCGGGGGGCCACCGACGCTGGCCGTATTCGGCGTGGCCTATCTCGCGGCGGCATGGTGGATGGGATCTCGCGAAGCATCACGGTTGCTGCGGCTTGCGCCGCGCGCCTAG
- the surE gene encoding 5'/3'-nucleotidase SurE has product MRILLSNDDGILAKGLGVLERACQPLGELYVVAPDREQSATSHSLTLHHPLRPVQLGDRRWQVDGTPTDCVMLACEALMDARPDVVISGINHGPNMGEDVLYSGTVAAAMEGLALGIPSIAVSFAGSMLRADALLDTQVDMLTALLKRLITLPDFPPETLLNVNLPAITAEQVKGYRLTRLGRRVFSDSITRMKDPWGRDILWIGGGSVEWSGPEDSDFRAVHDGYVSVTPLHLDLTHRDVITTASAWWRTP; this is encoded by the coding sequence ATGCGCATCCTCCTGAGCAACGACGACGGCATTCTGGCAAAGGGACTGGGCGTGCTGGAGCGCGCCTGTCAACCGCTGGGCGAACTGTATGTGGTGGCGCCCGATCGGGAGCAGAGCGCCACCAGTCACTCGCTCACCCTGCATCATCCGCTGCGCCCGGTGCAACTGGGGGATCGGCGATGGCAGGTGGATGGAACGCCGACCGATTGCGTGATGCTGGCGTGTGAAGCGCTGATGGACGCACGCCCGGACGTCGTGATCAGCGGCATCAATCACGGTCCGAACATGGGCGAGGACGTGTTGTATTCCGGCACGGTGGCCGCGGCGATGGAGGGGTTGGCACTCGGTATTCCCAGTATCGCGGTGTCGTTTGCTGGCAGCATGCTCCGCGCCGACGCCCTGTTGGATACGCAGGTGGATATGCTGACCGCGCTGCTGAAGCGACTGATTACGCTGCCGGACTTTCCTCCGGAAACGCTGCTGAATGTCAATTTGCCGGCGATCACGGCGGAGCAGGTGAAGGGCTACCGACTGACGCGGCTGGGGCGTCGCGTGTTCAGCGACTCGATCACGCGCATGAAGGATCCCTGGGGACGCGATATCCTCTGGATCGGCGGTGGATCCGTTGAGTGGAGCGGACCCGAAGATTCGGATTTTCGCGCCGTGCATGATGGGTACGTCTCGGTAACGCCGCTCCATCTTGACCTGACGCATCGCGACGTCATTACCACGGCCAGCGCGTGGTGGCGAACTCCGTAG
- a CDS encoding NAD(P)-dependent glycerol-3-phosphate dehydrogenase yields the protein MSDARTHTVIPCAVIGGGAWGTAIADRLVRNGHPVQLWAREHDVVDAVNARHENPRFLPGASLARELRATGDMAAALRGAALVVYAAPSHVLRAVVASAHVTVADGVVLAVATKGIERESLALMTDVVVEEAPRHDVVAISGPSFAAEVAAGQPTAIVAASASLSAARLVQQAMSAPAFRVYTTDDVVGVELGGALKNVMAVATGILDGLGLGFNPRAALMTRGLAEMTRLGVALGARNETFAGLAGLGDLVLTCTGALSRNRAVGVAIGQGQSLAQALAGKDSVAEGVLNAQSARALAARAGVEMPIVEATYRILFEEQPPREAIAELMARELRAERD from the coding sequence ATGAGTGACGCGCGGACACACACCGTGATTCCCTGTGCCGTGATCGGCGGCGGGGCCTGGGGCACCGCCATCGCCGACCGCCTGGTGCGCAACGGCCATCCTGTGCAGCTGTGGGCGCGGGAGCACGATGTGGTCGATGCGGTGAACGCGCGCCACGAGAATCCGCGATTCCTTCCCGGGGCCTCACTGGCGAGAGAACTCCGCGCCACCGGCGACATGGCTGCGGCATTGCGCGGTGCCGCACTGGTGGTCTATGCCGCGCCGTCACATGTGCTGCGCGCGGTGGTGGCGTCGGCGCACGTCACGGTGGCGGACGGCGTGGTCCTGGCTGTTGCAACCAAGGGCATTGAACGCGAATCCCTGGCGTTGATGACGGATGTCGTGGTTGAGGAGGCGCCACGACATGACGTCGTTGCCATCAGTGGCCCGAGCTTCGCCGCCGAAGTTGCCGCCGGTCAACCGACCGCCATCGTGGCCGCGAGCGCGTCATTGTCGGCGGCGCGACTGGTTCAACAGGCCATGAGCGCGCCGGCATTCCGCGTCTACACCACCGACGATGTCGTCGGCGTGGAGCTCGGCGGGGCACTCAAGAACGTGATGGCGGTTGCCACGGGCATTCTCGATGGATTGGGCCTCGGGTTCAATCCGCGTGCGGCACTCATGACGCGCGGGCTGGCCGAGATGACGCGCCTGGGGGTGGCACTCGGCGCTCGCAACGAGACGTTTGCCGGACTCGCCGGACTCGGTGATTTGGTGCTCACGTGCACCGGGGCATTGTCGCGCAATCGCGCCGTCGGCGTGGCGATAGGGCAGGGCCAGTCGCTGGCGCAGGCGCTGGCCGGCAAGGACAGTGTTGCCGAAGGCGTCCTGAACGCGCAGAGTGCGCGCGCTTTGGCGGCGCGTGCCGGCGTTGAGATGCCGATTGTCGAGGCGACGTATCGCATCCTGTTTGAGGAGCAGCCACCGCGTGAGGCGATTGCTGAGCTGATGGCGCGCGAACTGCGTGCCGAGCGGGACTGA
- a CDS encoding threonine synthase, with the protein MNAPITNTAPWTLACSACGHESPLAGASVCTQCGQPLFAHYAVASERVLAPRWDAWRYRALLPIADGEAPVSLGEGLTPLLEAPALAAAVGVRRLWIKDEGQNPTGSFKARGMTAAVTRARGAGVPGLVVPTAGNAGAALAAYGAAAGLPVRVFAPRTTPRPILDTIEAMGATLVRIDGHIGDAGKLAMAYAAGHGYFNVSTLREPYRVEGMKTMGFEMAEQLGWRVPDVVVYPTGGGEGTIGIWKAIAEMAAAGWIPAHTPQPRYVVAQAAGCAPIVRAFAAGAERAEPWVDPVTYAAGLRVPSPLGDRLLLRVLRETQGVAGSASEGSIRDWTLRLATATGIDAAPEGGCALSVLHDSVMQGTISINAEVVVFNTGSGASYRA; encoded by the coding sequence ATGAATGCTCCGATAACGAACACGGCACCCTGGACACTCGCGTGCTCGGCCTGTGGACACGAGTCGCCACTCGCTGGTGCCTCTGTGTGCACGCAATGCGGCCAGCCGCTCTTCGCGCACTACGCGGTCGCGTCTGAACGGGTGTTGGCACCCCGCTGGGATGCCTGGCGCTACCGGGCCCTGCTACCGATTGCCGACGGGGAAGCTCCCGTGTCGCTGGGCGAGGGGCTGACGCCGTTACTCGAAGCGCCTGCGCTGGCGGCTGCGGTGGGTGTGCGGAGACTCTGGATCAAGGATGAGGGCCAGAACCCCACCGGATCGTTCAAGGCGCGGGGAATGACCGCTGCGGTCACCAGAGCCCGCGGTGCTGGCGTGCCCGGGCTGGTGGTCCCGACCGCCGGCAATGCCGGAGCGGCCCTTGCGGCGTACGGCGCCGCTGCCGGGCTACCGGTTCGTGTTTTCGCGCCGCGAACCACGCCGCGTCCAATCCTCGACACGATCGAGGCCATGGGGGCCACCCTCGTCCGCATCGACGGCCATATCGGTGATGCCGGCAAGCTGGCCATGGCGTACGCGGCCGGGCACGGGTACTTCAACGTGTCCACCCTCCGCGAGCCGTATCGCGTGGAGGGCATGAAGACGATGGGCTTCGAGATGGCGGAGCAGTTGGGCTGGCGGGTGCCGGATGTCGTGGTATATCCCACCGGTGGAGGCGAAGGTACGATTGGCATCTGGAAGGCGATCGCGGAAATGGCGGCGGCCGGATGGATTCCCGCGCATACGCCGCAGCCTCGCTATGTCGTGGCGCAGGCGGCCGGTTGCGCACCCATTGTCAGGGCGTTCGCCGCTGGTGCTGAGCGGGCGGAACCGTGGGTGGACCCGGTGACCTATGCGGCCGGTCTGCGGGTGCCGTCGCCTCTCGGCGACCGGCTGCTCCTGCGGGTCCTGCGCGAAACACAGGGTGTCGCCGGCTCCGCCAGCGAAGGGTCGATCCGGGATTGGACGCTGCGCTTGGCCACGGCCACGGGAATCGACGCCGCACCTGAGGGTGGCTGTGCGCTGTCTGTTCTGCATGATTCGGTGATGCAGGGCACCATTTCGATCAATGCCGAAGTCGTGGTGTTTAATACGGGGAGCGGCGCCTCCTATCGCGCCTAG